One window from the genome of Dyadobacter sp. CECT 9275 encodes:
- a CDS encoding type I restriction-modification system subunit M, which produces MAIKKSELYSSLWASCDELRGGMDASQYKDYVLALLFVKYVSDKYGNDPDALIEIPEGGSFQDMVALKGTREIGEKMNTIIGVLADANNLAGVFDAADFDDDDKLGKGKEMVDRLTKLIAIFENPALDFSKNRAAGDDILGDAFEFLMRHFATESGKSKGQFYTPSEVSRVMAQVLNIKHATNNTTFYDPTCGSGSLLLKTVDEADGKGTIYGQEKDVATAALARMNMILHGQTFSEIHRGQSTLSDPFFKDDKTGDLKAFDFVVANPPFSLKNWSTGFNPADDIYARFEAGTIPPDKNGDYAFLLHIIKSLKSTGKGACILPHGVLTSRLKLKSSAVW; this is translated from the coding sequence ATGGCAATCAAAAAATCTGAACTATATAGCTCATTATGGGCAAGTTGTGATGAATTGCGTGGCGGAATGGATGCAAGCCAGTACAAAGACTACGTTCTGGCGTTGTTGTTTGTCAAGTATGTTTCTGATAAGTATGGTAATGATCCTGATGCACTGATCGAAATTCCGGAAGGTGGAAGTTTCCAGGACATGGTCGCTTTAAAGGGGACCAGAGAGATTGGCGAGAAAATGAATACGATCATTGGGGTACTTGCGGATGCAAACAACCTTGCTGGGGTATTTGACGCGGCTGACTTCGATGATGACGATAAACTGGGTAAGGGCAAGGAAATGGTTGACCGGCTTACCAAGCTGATCGCCATTTTTGAAAACCCGGCCCTTGATTTTAGTAAAAACAGAGCCGCCGGTGATGACATACTCGGTGATGCATTTGAATTCCTGATGCGCCACTTTGCAACGGAAAGCGGGAAAAGCAAGGGTCAGTTTTACACACCCAGCGAAGTAAGCCGGGTGATGGCGCAGGTTTTGAATATCAAACATGCCACCAATAATACGACGTTCTACGACCCGACGTGCGGTTCCGGATCGCTGCTTTTAAAAACCGTAGACGAAGCGGACGGAAAAGGTACCATTTATGGTCAGGAAAAAGATGTGGCTACGGCGGCCCTGGCGCGCATGAACATGATTTTGCACGGGCAAACCTTCTCCGAAATTCACCGGGGACAAAGTACCCTTTCCGATCCGTTTTTCAAAGATGACAAAACCGGCGATCTCAAAGCGTTCGACTTCGTTGTAGCCAATCCGCCGTTTTCGCTTAAAAACTGGTCGACCGGTTTTAATCCGGCCGATGATATTTATGCACGCTTTGAAGCAGGAACGATTCCTCCTGACAAAAATGGTGATTACGCCTTTTTGCTGCATATCATTAAATCACTGAAAAGTACCGGAAAAGGTGCTTGTATTTTGCCACACGGCGTGTTAACAAGCAGATTAAAGTTGAAAAGTTCAGCCGTTTGGTAA